A window of Dorea formicigenerans contains these coding sequences:
- a CDS encoding HypC/HybG/HupF family hydrogenase formation chaperone: MCVGLSAKVVRINEGMAVVDADGAKREVSAELLDELEPGDYVMVHAGVAIAKITDEDESETDQLMEDLL; the protein is encoded by the coding sequence ATGTGTGTTGGATTATCAGCAAAGGTAGTGCGAATAAATGAAGGCATGGCAGTGGTAGATGCTGATGGAGCAAAGAGGGAGGTTTCTGCGGAACTTCTGGATGAACTGGAGCCGGGAGATTATGTAATGGTACATGCAGGAGTTGCAATCGCGAAGATTACGGATGAAGATGAAAGTGAGACAGATCAGCTCATGGAGGATTTATTATAA
- a CDS encoding TM1266 family iron-only hydrogenase system putative regulator, protein METRVAVISIIVENPEATEQLNQYLHESGKYIIGRMGIPYRQKGIHIISIAIDAPQDVISALSGKIGRLKGVSAKTAYSNVITKPEELSC, encoded by the coding sequence ATGGAAACAAGAGTAGCAGTGATTTCTATTATTGTAGAAAACCCGGAGGCGACGGAGCAGTTGAATCAATATCTGCATGAGTCTGGAAAATATATTATTGGAAGAATGGGAATCCCGTACCGTCAAAAAGGAATCCATATTATCAGTATTGCGATTGATGCGCCGCAGGACGTGATCAGTGCGCTTTCTGGAAAAATAGGGCGCCTTAAGGGAGTGTCGGCAAAGACTGCTTACTCCAATGTCATCACCAAACCGGAGGAATTATCATGTTAA
- the hypE gene encoding hydrogenase expression/formation protein HypE, producing the protein MNNGIKDQTVTMAHGAGGRQTSELIDNIFAAHFANPDLTADDAAVLNPPVGKMAVSTDGFIVSPAFFPGGNIGKLSICGTVNDLACMGAKPLYLTCAFVIEEGFPMDKLEEIASAMEKTAKEAGVHIVSGDTKVAGKGQVDGVFITTTGMGQIEDGVKVGGELAKPGDAVIVTGDIGRHGCTILLEREDLGIEADIKSDCAPLWKTVEAVMNRTHDLHVIRDATRGGVGTVLYEIAKQSQVGVQLDSANIPVQPEVRGVCGMLGLEPLYLACEGTMVIIAPKEEAAKIVETLRQCPYSENAAIIGEITEEQPGKVVMMTEIGTQALLPQPGGELLPRIC; encoded by the coding sequence ATGAATAATGGAATAAAAGATCAGACAGTCACCATGGCACACGGTGCCGGAGGACGTCAGACATCAGAATTAATCGATAACATATTTGCGGCACATTTTGCAAATCCGGATTTGACTGCGGATGATGCGGCTGTGTTAAATCCGCCAGTTGGGAAAATGGCAGTGTCTACCGATGGATTTATCGTATCACCTGCATTTTTCCCAGGAGGAAATATCGGAAAACTGTCTATTTGCGGAACAGTCAATGATCTGGCGTGTATGGGAGCAAAGCCACTGTATCTGACCTGTGCATTTGTCATTGAGGAAGGATTTCCAATGGACAAACTGGAAGAAATTGCGTCAGCAATGGAAAAAACCGCCAAAGAAGCAGGTGTTCACATCGTGTCCGGTGATACAAAGGTAGCCGGAAAAGGGCAGGTGGACGGAGTATTTATCACAACAACAGGAATGGGACAGATTGAAGATGGAGTTAAAGTCGGCGGCGAGCTTGCAAAACCCGGTGATGCGGTTATTGTAACAGGAGATATCGGACGTCATGGCTGTACAATCCTGCTTGAGAGAGAAGATTTGGGAATTGAGGCCGATATCAAGAGTGATTGTGCACCCCTTTGGAAGACGGTGGAAGCAGTGATGAACAGGACACACGATCTGCATGTTATTCGTGATGCGACACGTGGCGGCGTGGGAACTGTATTATATGAAATTGCGAAGCAGAGCCAGGTAGGCGTACAGCTTGACAGCGCCAATATTCCGGTTCAGCCGGAAGTAAGGGGTGTCTGTGGCATGTTGGGACTGGAACCATTGTATCTTGCATGTGAAGGAACTATGGTCATCATTGCACCGAAGGAAGAAGCAGCGAAGATTGTGGAGACATTGCGTCAGTGCCCATATTCAGAAAATGCTGCTATTATTGGTGAAATTACAGAAGAACAGCCGGGAAAAGTTGTAATGATGACGGAGATTGGAACCCAGGCATTATTGCCACAGCCAGGCGGAGAATTATTGCCGAGAATCTGCTAA
- a CDS encoding nitrogenase iron protein NifH, whose translation MLKIAVYGKGGIGKSTTVSNMAVALAEKGLSVMQIGCDPKADSTIALRDGEPMPAVLDIYNEKKGNVTLKEITRIGYKGVVCVESGGPTPGLGCAGRGIITALEKLKETGAYEVYKPDVVLYDVLGDVVCGGFSMPMRSGYADYVFVVTSGENMSIHAGANIAMALERFQNRGYAKLGGFILNRRNVPREEEKVQELAEDFHSGTIGYLSRSELVMAAEEQKKTLMECYPDSEMADEYRALSEAVLAICKN comes from the coding sequence ATGTTAAAAATTGCAGTTTATGGCAAAGGCGGTATCGGAAAATCTACGACAGTATCCAATATGGCGGTCGCACTGGCTGAAAAAGGATTATCAGTTATGCAGATTGGCTGTGACCCAAAGGCAGATTCTACGATTGCCTTGCGCGATGGAGAACCTATGCCGGCAGTATTGGATATCTATAATGAGAAAAAAGGCAATGTGACTTTGAAAGAGATTACAAGAATCGGATACAAAGGAGTTGTCTGTGTGGAGTCAGGAGGACCGACCCCGGGACTTGGCTGTGCAGGACGCGGAATTATCACTGCACTGGAGAAACTAAAAGAGACCGGAGCATATGAAGTCTACAAACCGGACGTAGTCCTTTACGATGTACTTGGCGATGTAGTGTGTGGCGGATTTTCCATGCCTATGCGGAGTGGGTATGCAGACTATGTATTTGTTGTAACTTCGGGAGAAAATATGTCCATTCATGCCGGAGCGAACATTGCAATGGCACTGGAACGCTTCCAGAATCGCGGATATGCAAAACTTGGCGGATTTATTCTGAACCGGAGAAATGTGCCAAGAGAAGAAGAAAAAGTGCAGGAACTGGCAGAAGATTTCCATAGTGGTACTATTGGGTACCTCTCCAGAAGCGAGCTTGTAATGGCAGCTGAAGAGCAGAAAAAAACGTTGATGGAGTGTTATCCTGACAGTGAGATGGCAGATGAATACCGTGCTCTGAGTGAGGCGGTTCTGGCGATATGTAAGAACTAA
- the hypD gene encoding hydrogenase formation protein HypD, with protein sequence MEEKKKTAREIIEGYDGPPVRIMEVCGTHTHEIFRLGIRKLLPEQVELISGPGCPVCVTQVGFIDEAIYLALERQVTICTFGDLVRVPGTNMSLAGAREKGAKIRIVYSPVDAKEYAKEHPKEQVTFLSVGFETTTPSACLSVKKAREEGLTNYSILTANKTMPQAYEALKGSADIFLYPGHVNAITGTKLCEELAKEGVSGVVAGFTAKELLTALAVALARFQEGRPFFVNCYPRVVTENGSPQAQKLVEEMMEPCDSEWRGLGVIKGSGMRLQEEWSAFDARKKYKIPSIQGKANPACRCGDVLQGKCKPSDCKVFGKVCTPQHPVGACMVSGEGACSAYYMYGEAEKMK encoded by the coding sequence ATGGAAGAAAAAAAGAAAACAGCCAGAGAGATCATCGAAGGCTATGATGGTCCTCCGGTGCGGATCATGGAAGTGTGCGGAACCCATACACATGAGATTTTCAGACTTGGAATCCGGAAACTTTTGCCAGAACAGGTGGAACTGATTTCGGGACCGGGGTGTCCGGTCTGTGTAACACAGGTCGGATTCATTGACGAAGCAATTTATCTGGCACTGGAAAGGCAAGTGACGATCTGTACATTTGGTGATCTTGTACGTGTACCGGGAACTAATATGAGTCTTGCCGGGGCAAGAGAAAAGGGTGCGAAAATCCGTATTGTTTATTCTCCAGTAGATGCGAAGGAGTATGCCAAAGAACATCCAAAGGAGCAGGTTACATTCCTTTCAGTCGGATTTGAGACCACCACTCCGTCTGCTTGTCTTTCTGTGAAAAAAGCAAGGGAAGAGGGCTTGACGAACTACTCGATTCTGACAGCGAATAAAACGATGCCGCAGGCATATGAAGCATTGAAGGGAAGCGCAGACATTTTCCTGTATCCGGGACATGTTAATGCAATCACCGGGACGAAGCTGTGCGAAGAACTGGCAAAAGAAGGAGTCAGCGGTGTGGTAGCAGGATTTACAGCAAAAGAACTTTTGACAGCGCTGGCAGTGGCACTGGCACGGTTTCAGGAAGGCAGGCCATTTTTTGTAAATTGTTATCCGCGTGTAGTAACAGAGAATGGAAGCCCACAGGCGCAGAAGCTGGTAGAAGAGATGATGGAACCTTGTGATAGTGAATGGAGAGGACTTGGCGTAATCAAAGGTTCAGGAATGAGACTTCAAGAGGAATGGAGCGCATTTGACGCACGGAAGAAATACAAGATTCCGTCGATTCAGGGAAAAGCAAATCCTGCATGCCGGTGCGGAGATGTTCTTCAGGGAAAATGTAAACCTTCTGATTGTAAGGTATTTGGTAAGGTCTGTACACCACAGCATCCGGTTGGCGCATGCATGGTGTCAGGAGAAGGTGCATGTTCCGCGTACTATATGTACGGCGAAGCAGAAAAAATGAAATAA